In Agromyces sp. Leaf222, the genomic window TCACGACACCGCTGCGACGGAACCCGGGGCCCAGGGAGGTCGTGTCGCCCGGCCGCGGATCGGGGCGTCGTCGCGACTCGGGGGTCGCGCTCGTCGAACTGCCGCAGTGCCCGCAGAACATCGCGCCGTCGGGCAGCGCGGCCCCGCAGATGCGACACCTCATCGTCGACCCCCTCTCCGGCTGACAGCGTACCCGCCGAGCGAGGTGAGCGAGATCGCCGCCAACCAGCGTTCGCGTCGCGTGCGCGGAGCCGCGAGCCGGCGCTGCAACTCGTCGACCGAGCGCCAGACGCGCTCGTCGTCGCCGGCCTCGGGGCCGCCGGGCGCGAAGACGGCGCGATCGACGACGGAGGCGAGCACGAGGGGTGCGAGGCCCCCGACCGTGACCGCCTGCTCCGCCCTCGTCGAATTCGGCCTGATCGGATAGCCGTAGTCCGCCGCGGTGTCGGCGAACTCCCGCCAGCCGCCCTCGATGCGATCGACCGGGGAGTCGGCCCTGCGACGCACGCGACGACGACGGATCTTCGCCACGATGACCGCGAGGAACGGGCTCGCGAGCAGGGCGAGCACGAGCACGGTCAGCCCGGCGATCGTCGCGACCGTCGTGAGCACGCCCAGCCAGCGGCCGAGGTCGTCCTGCGGTCGCTCGTCGGAATGGTCGGTCGGCGAGTCGTTCTCATCGACCTGCGTGCGTTCGGGCGGCGGCGGCAGCGCCGACTCCGGCCGCGAGACCACCTCGGGCTGCTCGGGCTGCCGATCGGGGATCTCGCGCACCTCGGGATTGGGGTCGAGCGCGATCCAGGCGCCGTCGTCGCCCTGCACCTCGATCCACGCCTGCAGGTCGCTGCGCCGGAGCATCGTCTCGCCGCCGACCGCGACGGCGCCCCCGGTCTCGCCGGCCGCGACATCCGATGCCGTGTACCCCACGACGACCCGCGCGGGGAAGCCGATCTTGCGCGCCATGAGTGCGGCCGCGACGGCGTACTGCTCGCCGTCGCCGACCATCGGCTGGTCGGCCGCGAGCTGGGCGAGCCGGTCGAGCGCGTGTCCGGAGCGGCTGGGCACGGCGTCCGCGGCCGTGCCGTGGCTCACGTACCCGTTCTCGTGGAACCCGTCGATGATCGCCGCGAGCCGGGTGCCAGGGGCCTCAGACAGCGGAGCCCATCGGTCGAGGAGGTCGGAGAGCTCGGCCGGCAGGTCGGGCGCGGCCGGGATCACGCTCGTGCCGGGTTGCATGGTGTCGAGCTCCGTCGGCTCGAGCATCGCGACCGACCATGCGACGTAGGCGTCGCCGTGCTGGAGCCCGGTGGTGACCGCCCCCGTGCCGGTGGTGTCGTTGTAGACGAATCCGTCGGCGAGGGTCTCGGCCCGCAGGCCGCCGAAGTCGATGCGCTCCAGCTGGCCGACCCCCGGCACCCACACGTCGTCGTACGCTTCGACGGTGACGGCGATCTCGACCGGGTCGCCGGTGACGCCGCTCTGGTCGAGGCGGTACGGCAGTCGCGTGAAGCTCCCGGAGAGCGAGGTGCCGTCAGCCCCGCCCACCGAGTAGACGATGCCGTCGTAGGTGTCGAGCGTGGCCACCGCGAGTCCCGCGCCGGCCGGAAGTCCGCGCACCTCGAGCATCACGTCGTCGGCTTGGAGCGGGTCGAACGCGGCGCGGAACGCCGCGAGCGGGCTCTGATGGGCCCGCGGCTCGAACGGCTGCTGCACCTCGGACCGCACGACCGTGCGCGCCTGCACGGGCGTGATCAGCACCGCCGCGGTGGCGCCGACGAGGGCGACCGCCAGGATCGCGGATGCCCCGAGCACGCGCCGTGCATCGGCGAGCGCCCGTTCGACGCCCGCGCGCCCGCCGAGCGACTGCCGATCGAGGATCGCGACGTGCACGAGCCAGGCGACCACCGCGACGAGGAACGCGAGCCCGGCCTGCAGCGCGAGCCCGCCGTGCACGACCCCGAGCAGGATGCCCGCGGTCAGCAGCAGCGCGGGCGGCAGGATCGCGGCGACCGGATGCCGCGTGCGGAACGCGATGGTCGCGGCGGCCGCCGAGGCGAGCAGGCCGAGCAGGAACGGCGGCACCAGGAGCGCCTGGTACGACCCGACCGGCACGGCGATCGTGACGAGCTGCTTCCACGACAGCGCCGTCGCGGCGACGAGGTCGACGAACCCCTGCTGGGTCGGCAGCACCCCGGCGTAGGCGCGCGACGGAACGGCGGCCGGCACGCCGAGCACGAGGAAGGCGGCCACCAGTGCGGAGAGCACCGCCCACGCGGGCCACCGCTGCCATGCGCCGATCAGGCCGACGCCCATGCCGGCGACGACGGCGACGGCCGCCGCGATGAGGAACTCCGTGCTCTCGTACACCGGCCACCACGGGATCATCGCCGCGGCGAGCAGCAGCACGAGCAGCGCCGTCGACACGGCGCGCGACCATCCGGTGCGACCGGCTCCGCCGCGCTCTCCGCCGCCGCCCCTCCTGCCGCCGCCGACCGCCCTGCTCACGCGACCGACGCCGTTCGTGCGAGCATCGCCCGCAGGTCCTCGAGGTAGCCGATGCCGAACACGGTGAGCCCGGCGACCGTGCGCGCCGATGCGTCGCCTTCGGGAGAGCACTGCACCGCGATCGCGTCCACGCCCATCGGCAGGCGCGACGCGGCGGCCCGCAGCGGCCCGATGCCTCGGGCCGTTCCGGTCACGAGGAAGGCGAGCGAGACGCCGGGCAGCGCCTCCGCGGCGGCCGGCGCGACATCCGCGATCATCGCCGCGTGCTCGTCGCGCTCGATCAGGCACAGCGCATCGAGGAGGCGATCGCGCGTCACCGTGGGCAGTTCGCGCACGACGCCCGCGGCCCCGCGGACCGACGAGCGCCTGGTGGTGCCGCTGTACCGCGTCGGCGTCGCGGACGGACGGACGGGGACGCCCGGTTGCCCCGCCTGGCCGGGCACGGCGCTCGCGCC contains:
- a CDS encoding transglutaminase-like domain-containing protein, producing MSRAVGGGRRGGGGERGGAGRTGWSRAVSTALLVLLLAAAMIPWWPVYESTEFLIAAAVAVVAGMGVGLIGAWQRWPAWAVLSALVAAFLVLGVPAAVPSRAYAGVLPTQQGFVDLVAATALSWKQLVTIAVPVGSYQALLVPPFLLGLLASAAAATIAFRTRHPVAAILPPALLLTAGILLGVVHGGLALQAGLAFLVAVVAWLVHVAILDRQSLGGRAGVERALADARRVLGASAILAVALVGATAAVLITPVQARTVVRSEVQQPFEPRAHQSPLAAFRAAFDPLQADDVMLEVRGLPAGAGLAVATLDTYDGIVYSVGGADGTSLSGSFTRLPYRLDQSGVTGDPVEIAVTVEAYDDVWVPGVGQLERIDFGGLRAETLADGFVYNDTTGTGAVTTGLQHGDAYVAWSVAMLEPTELDTMQPGTSVIPAAPDLPAELSDLLDRWAPLSEAPGTRLAAIIDGFHENGYVSHGTAADAVPSRSGHALDRLAQLAADQPMVGDGEQYAVAAALMARKIGFPARVVVGYTASDVAAGETGGAVAVGGETMLRRSDLQAWIEVQGDDGAWIALDPNPEVREIPDRQPEQPEVVSRPESALPPPPERTQVDENDSPTDHSDERPQDDLGRWLGVLTTVATIAGLTVLVLALLASPFLAVIVAKIRRRRVRRRADSPVDRIEGGWREFADTAADYGYPIRPNSTRAEQAVTVGGLAPLVLASVVDRAVFAPGGPEAGDDERVWRSVDELQRRLAAPRTRRERWLAAISLTSLGGYAVSRRGGRR